GTCGGGGATGCCCGGATTGTGCTGGATATAGTCGGGCGCGACATGCCGCTCGAACGCCGTCTTGACGTCGCGCTCGGTGTAGAAGAGCCGCGCGAAATCGGTGACGATCGCGCGATTGTCCGGCGGCGGCGCGGCGCCGAGCAGCGCGAGCGAGAGGAGCGCGCGCTTCACGACCGCGCCTTGAGGAAGCCGCGCGTGTCCAGCCAGCGATAGAAGGCCTCGATCCAGCCCGCCGATGCCGTGCCCGGCTTGCCAAGGCCGAAGCCGTGCCCGCCGTCCGCCAGCAGGTGGAACTCGATCGACTTGCCCGCCGCGCGATAGCTGTCGACGAGGCCGAAGCCGCCCGCGCGCTGAAGCAGGAAATCGTCGGCGGCGATCGTCACGAACATCGGCGGCGCGTCGGCGGGCACCTTCATGGGCTTCATGTTGGGATAGATCGGCGCGGCAAAGGCGGGCTTGTCGGCGCCGCCCTCCGCAACGACGCTCCGCGTCAGGAAGCCGCCCGCCGAAAAGCCCATGAAGCCGAGCCGCGCCGGGTCGATGCCATACTCGGCCGCATGCGCACGGACATGGCGAAGCGCGGCGATGCCATCGGCCAGTGCCTCGGGCGGAGTGTCCTCGGGCGGCGAGACCCCGGTCCGCTCACCCTTGATCGCGCGATTGAGGCTGTCCTGGAACACCGCATTATCGGGTGGGGTCGGCAGCACGCGATATTTGAGCACGAAGGCGGCGATGCCGTGGTTGGCCAGCCAGCGCGCGACCTTCCATCCTTCTTCCTCGATCGCCAGACCCAGGAAGCCGCCGCCCGGCGCGACGATCACCGCCGCGCCCGTGCTCGGTCCGACCGGCAGCACCGGCGTCAGCGTGGGTCGCGTCACGTTGCGGACGTTTACCGCACCGTCCATGCGCGACCATTGCTCGCGATCGGGTGCCTTGGGATCGCCGAGCACGATCTCGCCCGGTTGCGGCTGAGCGGCGATCGGCACGAACACGCGCTCCTGCGCGATCGCCGGGGTCGCCACCGCGAGCGCGGCGAGCGCGAGCAATGCCCTCATGCCGGCATCGGTGCAGGCATCGCGCGCTCGCGCCGGCCGAGCAGCAGCGCGACGCCAATGGCGCCCGCCACGCCGATCAGTCCGGCAACCAGGAACGCGCCCTGCATCGTCCCGGCAACGCGCGAGATCACGTTGATGAGCAGCGGCGAGCTGAACTGGCCGAAGAAGAAGCAGGCGGTCCACACCCCCATGCCGCGCCCGCGATGCGCGAACGGCAGCTTCGACTGCGCCCATGCGATCAGCGACGGGATCGCCATGCCGGCGCCCGTCTGCTGCACCACCATCCCCGCGATCATCCAGCGCCAGTCGGTCGCCAGCCCCATGATCGCCAGGCCCGACCCGAGAATGGCGAGGAACGTCGCGATCTGTACCCGCGACGACAGGCCGCGCTTGCCCATCCACCAGAAGATCACCGCACCGACCAGGATGAACAGCGTCGGCAGCGCGCTGATCTGGCCGATCGCGTGCGGGTCGGCGACGCCCAGTTCCTTCCAGACGAGCCCGCCATTGATGATGAAGACGTAATAGAGGGCCGAAGCGAACAGCGTCAGCGCGCCGATCGACAGGACCGTCGGCCACGGAAAGCGCGACGCCGAGCGATCCTCGTCCATCCCCAGCATCCGCCGCGCGGTCGCGTCGCTCGCCGGCTCGTACATCCAGCGCAGCATCGCAAGGAAGATCGGGAAGGCGACGAGGTAGAGGAGGAAGATGCCGTTCCACCGCCACGCCGCCAGGCTGCCGGCAAAGAAGATCATCACTGACGACAGCGCCGGCCCGACCAGCCCTTGAAGCGTCAGCCAGTTGCGGCGGCCATCCTCCGCCCAATAATCGGCGATCAGCGTGTTGAGCGTGGTCAGGATCACCGCCTCGGCCAGCCCCAAGGCGAGGCGCGAGGCATAGATCGCATCGAGCGATTCGAGGAGGAACGGCAACGCGCCGAACAGGCCATAGACGAGCGTCGCGGCCAGCAAGAGCTTGCGCCGACCGAACTTGTCGACGAGCACGCCGGCGAACAGGGCGACGATCGCGATCGTGAGCCCCGGCGCCGACACCATCGCCGGTACCTTCCAGTTCGCATTGGGGTCGTCGCCGAAGTGCGCGATCATCGCCGGCACCGCCGGGAACATCGACACGATCGCCAGGATCGGCAGGAAGCCGGCGATGATGACCGTCAAACCCTGGGCAAACCCCGCCCGCTGTACGCTGCTGTCCGTCGTCACCGACCTCTCCCCACGCGAATGCCTCGCTTATGCTTGACCGATACGCGCTTCGCGCCGATAATAGAAGCCATATTCTATTTAAGCGGATGGGGGAGCCGCATGACAGGGGTTCAGGCGGCGGCACCGGCCGCGCCGCTTTCCGACCGGCGGCGCACGCTCGCCTTTGCCACCGTCCTGTGCGCCTTCGTGCTGGAGGTCGCCGACGCGACGATCGTCAACACTGCGCTGCCGCAGATCCGCCGCGGGCTGGGCGCGGGCGACATCGCGATGCAGTGGATCGCCGCCGCCTATTTCCTTGGGCTCGGATCGCTGCTGCTGATCGGGGGGCGACTGGGCGACATCTTCGGCTATCGCCGGATGTTCGCGATCGGCATCGCCGCGTTCGTCGCCGCATCGTGCCTGTGCGGGCTGTCGCGCAACCCCGACGAGCTCGTCGCCGCCCGGCTGCTTCAGGGCGCGTCGGGCGCGATGATGGCGCCGCAGGTGATGGCGATCGTCCAGCTCCTTTATTCGCCGCTGGAGCGCGTCGCGCGACTCGCCTGGTTCGGCGTGCTCGGTGGCCTCGCGGCGATCCTGGGGCCGGTCGCGGGCGGGCTGCTGATCGAGGCGGACATCCTGGGCCTTGGCTGGCGCGCGATCTTCCTCGTCAACCTGCCGCTGGGGCTGATGGCGCTGGCGGCGGCGTGGCGGTTCGTGCCGTCGCTCAAATCGTCGGCGGCGATCCGCATCGATATCGTCGGTGCGCTGATCTTCATGGCAGGATTCGCCGCGCTGCTCGCCGCGCTGATCGAGGGGCCGGAGCGTGGCTGGCCGTGGCCCACCCTGGCGGCGCTGGCGGGCGGGTTCGCGCTGATCGCAACCGGCTGGCACCATGCGCGGCGGCGCGAGCAGCGGATCGGATCGGCGGTGATCGCGACCGCGCTGTTCGGCCTGCCCACCTTCTTCTGGGGCATCGTCGCGATCCTGGCCTTTTCGGCGGCGTCGGCGGGCTACCTCCTGATCTTTGCCGTATCGCTGCAGCAGGGCCTGGGGCTGAGCGCGCTCGACACCGCGCTCGCGCACGTTCCGTTCGGGCTGGGCGTGATGGGCGGGATCAGCGTCATCGGGCGACGCTGGCTACCGGTGCTGGGCCGCAAGCTGCTGATCGCCGGTGCGCTGATCCTGGCGGCGGCGGGGTTCGCCGTGCTGATGCGCGTGTCCGCGGGGTCGGCGACCGACCCGCTGACGATCGCACTGTTCGCGGTGGCGGGGCTCGGCATGGGGATGCTCGCCGGCCCGCTGCCGCCGGTGATCGTCGCCGACGTCGATCGCGCGCAGGCGGGCGCGGCATCGGCGATGCTCAAGACCGCGCAGCAGATCGGCGGCGCGGCGGGCGTCGCGCTGATCGGCGCGGCCTATTTCACCGCGGGCGACGGCGCGGCGGCACGGCTGGCGGGGCTGGTCCCGGGCGGGGCGGCGTTCGTCGGGCTGCTTGGGGTGGCGGTGCTCGCCGCGCTGAGGCTCCCGGCGGTGATCTTCGCGAAGCGCTGACGCTCGGACCCGTTCGTCCTGAGCTTGTCGAAGGACGTGTCACAGGCGCTGTCACTTGGGGCACGTGCTTCGACAAGCTCAGCACGAACGGATTGACGTGCTCCCGCCTCCGCGGGAGCACGTCACAGCGCCTCGATCGTCGCCAGCCCGTATTGCGCCAGCGTCGGCGCCAGCCGCCGCGCGCCCTCGTCC
This is a stretch of genomic DNA from Sphingomonas sp. Y38-1Y. It encodes these proteins:
- a CDS encoding alpha/beta hydrolase: MRALLALAALAVATPAIAQERVFVPIAAQPQPGEIVLGDPKAPDREQWSRMDGAVNVRNVTRPTLTPVLPVGPSTGAAVIVAPGGGFLGLAIEEEGWKVARWLANHGIAAFVLKYRVLPTPPDNAVFQDSLNRAIKGERTGVSPPEDTPPEALADGIAALRHVRAHAAEYGIDPARLGFMGFSAGGFLTRSVVAEGGADKPAFAAPIYPNMKPMKVPADAPPMFVTIAADDFLLQRAGGFGLVDSYRAAGKSIEFHLLADGGHGFGLGKPGTASAGWIEAFYRWLDTRGFLKARS
- a CDS encoding MFS transporter, encoding MTGVQAAAPAAPLSDRRRTLAFATVLCAFVLEVADATIVNTALPQIRRGLGAGDIAMQWIAAAYFLGLGSLLLIGGRLGDIFGYRRMFAIGIAAFVAASCLCGLSRNPDELVAARLLQGASGAMMAPQVMAIVQLLYSPLERVARLAWFGVLGGLAAILGPVAGGLLIEADILGLGWRAIFLVNLPLGLMALAAAWRFVPSLKSSAAIRIDIVGALIFMAGFAALLAALIEGPERGWPWPTLAALAGGFALIATGWHHARRREQRIGSAVIATALFGLPTFFWGIVAILAFSAASAGYLLIFAVSLQQGLGLSALDTALAHVPFGLGVMGGISVIGRRWLPVLGRKLLIAGALILAAAGFAVLMRVSAGSATDPLTIALFAVAGLGMGMLAGPLPPVIVADVDRAQAGAASAMLKTAQQIGGAAGVALIGAAYFTAGDGAAARLAGLVPGGAAFVGLLGVAVLAALRLPAVIFAKR
- a CDS encoding MFS transporter, encoding MTTDSSVQRAGFAQGLTVIIAGFLPILAIVSMFPAVPAMIAHFGDDPNANWKVPAMVSAPGLTIAIVALFAGVLVDKFGRRKLLLAATLVYGLFGALPFLLESLDAIYASRLALGLAEAVILTTLNTLIADYWAEDGRRNWLTLQGLVGPALSSVMIFFAGSLAAWRWNGIFLLYLVAFPIFLAMLRWMYEPASDATARRMLGMDEDRSASRFPWPTVLSIGALTLFASALYYVFIINGGLVWKELGVADPHAIGQISALPTLFILVGAVIFWWMGKRGLSSRVQIATFLAILGSGLAIMGLATDWRWMIAGMVVQQTGAGMAIPSLIAWAQSKLPFAHRGRGMGVWTACFFFGQFSSPLLINVISRVAGTMQGAFLVAGLIGVAGAIGVALLLGRRERAMPAPMPA